From Papilio machaon chromosome 2, ilPapMach1.1, whole genome shotgun sequence, the proteins below share one genomic window:
- the LOC106717593 gene encoding proteasomal ubiquitin receptor ADRM1 isoform X1: MSATALFGNTSALGGSSGGNKHLVEFRAGRMTLKGRMVHPDKRKGLLYVYQGEDSLMHFCWKDRTTGEVEDDLLIFPDDCEFVRVSECTTGRVYVLKFKSFSKKYFFWMQEPKSDKDDEYCRRINEALNNPPTSGGRGGGGGGAQDGELQNLLNNMSQQQLMQLFGGVGQIGGLSSLLGTMGNNSSSSGSGGSTRASGGSSASSRGGSAPRTSEPAPAPAPAAAAPAAPARATPRREVPPAATPPNTASATQPRSGQIFLSDLQRYFSALGNAPPDAAGAGGATGAEGGTGSPSAGANRLELGAALASSDVVAAASEPRNAQRLAPHLPATGAAPDAAAAGAAKAHDDVRTTLLSPQFAQAANQFSAALSSGQMGPVMNQFGLPPEVTSAASTGDMQAFFKALENTSNASDSSKSQEEDKKKEKAKEEKDGKKDDDAGMSLD, encoded by the exons ATGTCTGCCACGGCTTTATTCGGAAACACCTCTGCACTAGGTGGAAGTTCCGGGGGTAACAAACATTTAGTAGAATTTCGCGCTGGAAGAATGACTTTAAAAGGCCGCATGGTACATCCAGACAAAAGGAAGGGTCTGCTATATGTGTACCAAGGGGAGGATTCTTTGATGCATTTCTGTTGGAAAGACCGTACTACCGGGGAGGTGGAAGATGATCTTCTGATTTTTCCTGATGACTGTGAATTTGTACGCGTGTCTGAATGCACTACCGGTCGAGTTTACGTGCTCAAGTTCAAGTCCTTCTCTAAGAAATACTTCTTTTGGATGCag GAGCCTAAAAGTGATAAAGATGATGAATACTGCCGCCGCATCAATGAAGCATTGAACAACCCACCAACATCTGGAGGCCGCGGGGGTGGTGGAGGTGGAGCACAAGACGGAGAACTACAAAACCTACTAAACAATATGTCTCAGCAGCAGCTCATGCAGCTCTTTGGAGGCGTTGGCCAGATTGGGGGCTTGTCGTCCCTTCTTGGAACTATGGg TAACAATAGCAGCAGTTCCGGCAGTGGAGGTAGCACACGCGCATCTGGCGGCAGTAGCGCGAGCTCCCGCGGGGGCAGTGCGCCTCGTACCAGTgagcccgcgcccgcgcccgctccTGCCGCAGCCGCACCCGCTGCGCCTGCACGCGCCACGCCTCGCCGCGAGGTGCCCCCCGCAGCCACGCCACCCAATACTGCTAGCGCCACGCAACCGCGCA GCGGACAGATCTTCCTATCCGACTTGCAGCGCTACTTCTCGGCCTTAGGCAATGCACCTCCGGACGCGGCTGGTGCAGGGGGCGCGACGGGTGCGGAGGGCGGGACCGGCAGCCCTAGTGCTGGAGCTAATCGCTTGGAGCTGGGCGCAGCGCTCGCCTCCTCCGACGTGGTGGCGGCGGCCAGCGAGCCTCGCAACGCTCAGCGCCTGGCGCCGCACCTGCCGGCCACCGGAGCCGCGCCCGACGCAGCCGCCGCCGGCGCCGCCAAGGCCCACGACGATGTAAGGACCACCCTACTCTCACCGCAGTTCGCGCAG GCCGCTAATCAATTCTCTGCAGCGCTATCATCTGGTCAGATGGGTCCTGTGATGAACCAGTTCGGATTGCCCCCGGAGGTGACTTCTGCTGCGAGCACCGGTGACATGCAGGCATTCTTCAAAGCATTGGAGAATACCTCCAACGCCTCCGATTCCTCCAAGAGCCAGGAGGAAGACAAGAAGAAAGAAAAGGCAAAGGAAGAGAAAGATGGCAAAAAAGATGATGATGCTGGGATGTCCTTAGATTAA
- the LOC106717593 gene encoding proteasomal ubiquitin receptor ADRM1 isoform X2 produces the protein MSATALFGNTSALGGSSGGNKHLVEFRAGRMTLKGRMVHPDKRKGLLYVYQGEDSLMHFCWKDRTTGEVEDDLLIFPDDCEFVRVSECTTGRVYVLKFKSFSKKYFFWMQEPKSDKDDEYCRRINEALNNPPTSGGRGGGGGGAQDGELQNLLNNMSQQQLMQLFGGVGQIGGLSSLLGTMGNNSSSSGSGGSTRASGGSSASSRGGSAPRTSEPAPAPAPAAAAPAAPARATPRREVPPAATPPNTASATQPRSGQIFLSDLQRYFSALGNAPPDAAGAGGATGAEGGTGSPSAGANRLELGAALASSDVVAAASEPRNAQRLAPHLPATGAAPDAAAAGAAKAHDDAANQFSAALSSGQMGPVMNQFGLPPEVTSAASTGDMQAFFKALENTSNASDSSKSQEEDKKKEKAKEEKDGKKDDDAGMSLD, from the exons ATGTCTGCCACGGCTTTATTCGGAAACACCTCTGCACTAGGTGGAAGTTCCGGGGGTAACAAACATTTAGTAGAATTTCGCGCTGGAAGAATGACTTTAAAAGGCCGCATGGTACATCCAGACAAAAGGAAGGGTCTGCTATATGTGTACCAAGGGGAGGATTCTTTGATGCATTTCTGTTGGAAAGACCGTACTACCGGGGAGGTGGAAGATGATCTTCTGATTTTTCCTGATGACTGTGAATTTGTACGCGTGTCTGAATGCACTACCGGTCGAGTTTACGTGCTCAAGTTCAAGTCCTTCTCTAAGAAATACTTCTTTTGGATGCag GAGCCTAAAAGTGATAAAGATGATGAATACTGCCGCCGCATCAATGAAGCATTGAACAACCCACCAACATCTGGAGGCCGCGGGGGTGGTGGAGGTGGAGCACAAGACGGAGAACTACAAAACCTACTAAACAATATGTCTCAGCAGCAGCTCATGCAGCTCTTTGGAGGCGTTGGCCAGATTGGGGGCTTGTCGTCCCTTCTTGGAACTATGGg TAACAATAGCAGCAGTTCCGGCAGTGGAGGTAGCACACGCGCATCTGGCGGCAGTAGCGCGAGCTCCCGCGGGGGCAGTGCGCCTCGTACCAGTgagcccgcgcccgcgcccgctccTGCCGCAGCCGCACCCGCTGCGCCTGCACGCGCCACGCCTCGCCGCGAGGTGCCCCCCGCAGCCACGCCACCCAATACTGCTAGCGCCACGCAACCGCGCA GCGGACAGATCTTCCTATCCGACTTGCAGCGCTACTTCTCGGCCTTAGGCAATGCACCTCCGGACGCGGCTGGTGCAGGGGGCGCGACGGGTGCGGAGGGCGGGACCGGCAGCCCTAGTGCTGGAGCTAATCGCTTGGAGCTGGGCGCAGCGCTCGCCTCCTCCGACGTGGTGGCGGCGGCCAGCGAGCCTCGCAACGCTCAGCGCCTGGCGCCGCACCTGCCGGCCACCGGAGCCGCGCCCGACGCAGCCGCCGCCGGCGCCGCCAAGGCCCACGACGAT GCCGCTAATCAATTCTCTGCAGCGCTATCATCTGGTCAGATGGGTCCTGTGATGAACCAGTTCGGATTGCCCCCGGAGGTGACTTCTGCTGCGAGCACCGGTGACATGCAGGCATTCTTCAAAGCATTGGAGAATACCTCCAACGCCTCCGATTCCTCCAAGAGCCAGGAGGAAGACAAGAAGAAAGAAAAGGCAAAGGAAGAGAAAGATGGCAAAAAAGATGATGATGCTGGGATGTCCTTAGATTAA